CTTCTGAGGCTCCCCTACAGGGCAGccagatgagattttttttttttttaatgtaataatacTTTGTTCAAGGCCAAAATAAGCTGATTTGGTAGTGACCTAGacatttaaacttttattttgagataattgtagattcacacgcagttgtaagaaataatagagaTTTTGTGTAACATTTACCAAGTTTTCCCCAATGGTAAAAACTTGCAAAACTATAGTACAGTATCATAGTCAAGACattgacattgatacaatccACTGATTTTCTTCAGGTTTCCCAGTTTTACTTGTACTCATTCGTATGTGCTTTATCTATTTTATTACATGCTCAAGTTCATGTATCCAATTAcaacagtcaagatacagaacatcttCACAGGATTCCATCCTGTTGCCCTTTTATAACCACATCCATCTACCCCAACccctgttctccatttctataattttgacaTTTCAAGAAtgatatataaatagaatcatatagtaTATAACCTTTTGGGATTGGTTCTTTTCACTCAGGATAATCCCCTTGAGAGTCATCCAAGTTGTTGCATTTATCAatggtttgttcctttttattgctgagtggtaCTCCATGGTATGACTGTACCAGAATTTAACTATTCAGCCATTCATCAGCTTgagggacatttgggttgtttttggctattgtgaataaagctgctaagaacgtttgtgtatggatttttgtgtAAACATAAATTTCCATTTATCTGGGATAAATACCCAAGAATACaactgctgagtcatatggtagctGCGTGTTTAGTTTTACGAGAAGCTACAAAATAGTCTTCCAGagaggctgcaccattttacattcccaccagcaatgtaggaGTACAGGTGAGCTTTCTAAGTCAAAATCCGATCATTCACTCCTCTGCTTAAATGTTTTCAAGAGCTCCCGTTGCTCTTAGGATAAAAATACAAACTCCATAATTTGGCCTACCCACCCTGCCTTGTACAAAATGCCCTTGGCTCCAGGATTGCTTCCACTCCGACCCATACACCTTGGGCCAGtgcccccgcccctccccccctacacacacacacctgctttTCTCTTTTCATGAACAGCTCCTCCCACCCCTCCACTCCAGGCTAACTCTTTCAGGTTTCAGCTCCACCCTGTCTTCAGTTAGGGAAGCTTTCCTTGACTTTCTAGGTCTGGATGAGATGCCCAACTCTGGGCTCCCACAGCCTCCTGTACCACCTGTGTCGCACTCTTATGACACTGAACCAACAATGTATGTTATCTTGTCTGTAGTCCCCTAAGACTGGGTAACTCTTGTTCACTCTTGTATCCTTGGTGCCTGCCTCAATGCTTGGCATTTAGTAGAGATACAGGAAATAATTGAACAAGTGGATGGAGGGAGGAATGAGTCATTGGAGGTTGGGGAAGGGAACTGTTGGGAACAAGGGGAACGGTGCTGACCTTCCAAGAGCACATCTGCCAGCCAGTCTGCAGAGCTGAAACCATGAGTGTGGAGACAGACTGGGCGGCTGTCTGGGGCAGTCGCAGCAGGGATCGGCCCCTATGGCCCAGCTCCGTTCCACCTGTTGTCTCGGCCAACAAACAGGGCTCAGACACTTTGGGGGATTCATCCGTCTCGGGGAACTCATCCTTCTTGGGGAACTCGTCCACCTTGAGGGATTCATCCATCTTGAAAAACTCATCCATCTTGAGGGGCTTAGCCTCTTTGGGGGGCTTGACTTCTTTGGGGGTCTCAACCATCTGAGAAGGCTCAGCCATTTTCAGGGGCTTCTCCATCCTTTTCAACACATTTTTCGTGGAGTCAGCGTGTTCGAGGACGGACAACTTAGCTTTCTTTCTCCAAGACAAAATCTGTGAACCAAGATATGAAGAGCAGAGACATCAATCAACAGAAAGGAAGACACAGAGACCTGAGATTGGGGGTAGTGAGTTTCATGGCCTTCTTCCCCACAACACCTTCCCCAACTGTCTGTATTTTCCTCCCTCTCTGTCTTGTTTAGCCACAGGAGGCAAGGAGTGGTGGGAAGGTAGGTTGGGGTGGGGCGGACTGCTATGACCTAGGGGTCAATAACAACCACCTCTCATCCCAGCACATCAGGAGGACAAGGGAGTCTCTGAAACTCACCCAGCAAGAAATCTTTCGCCAAACCCATCGGAAGAACTTCACGACCACAGCCATCTCTCCTGATATGATGACCCCGAAATAGGGGGCAGAGCCAACAGTTGGTACAGGCGGGGCACAGGCTTCAGGTCAGTGGCCACCACCCAAGTGGTCTTGTAGGAACTGAGGAGCTTCAAGCACAGCAGTGAAGAAAGAAATAGGGAATCTGGGGGAGATCTTCCTCCAATGATTCATTCTAGGcctttcctcccctccctgggACAGGGAGAGGAGTCAAAAGTGGATGAGAACCTAGAGTGAAGAAGAGTTCTAGACCATTGTGAGAGCCTGCTTGGCCTCGACCCCAACCCCCGAGGACCTTTCAAGACCTAGGAAGCCAATCCCTTACGCCCTttcactcttctttccccatattcacagaagagaaactaacatTACCGAGTGTTATGTGCTAAGCATTTTCCACATACTATGTCatgtaaatggaaaccctggtggcgtagtggttaagagctacggctgctaaccaaaaggttgacagttcgaatccacaaggctctccttggaaactctatggggcagttctactctgtcctatagggtcactatgaatcagaatcgactcgacagcaacaggtttggtttgggtttttttatgtcgtgtaatcctcacaacagcctttCAGGGGAGGTATCACCGTCAGTGTCATTTTACTGATAATCTGagatttggaaaaacaaaaaaacctgttccaGGTCATAAATCTAGGGAGCTGTAGGACAGGTCCGTCTCCAGGGGTTCAGCTTTGTCCCAGTTCCCTCCAGTATGGGTCCCTTCTGCACATTCCCAGGGTCCTTCTAAGGCAGAGCTGCTGCTTTCCTCCTCTTCCCCACTAGATGGGGTCCTTCTCCCTACCTGCCTCTACTGCCACCTAGGCAAAGGGGAGAGCAGGGAGGTCCTGGGACTAGAGCCAAGGCCCTCCAGGGAGGGGCCTGCTCACCCACAGGGCCTGTCCTCAGCCAGCTGAGGGTGGAAGCCACGGCGGCCAGCCAATCCTGGCGAGGGCACCATGTGCCCAGGGAGCCTGGCCTACACCCAGCCCCAAGACAAGCAGCCTATTCAGGGTCCCTCGCCCCGCCCCCAAGCAGCCACCCGGATCCAGCCCGCAGAGGGGACACGCTGGGAAGCTGGGGGTGGATCCTGCACAATCACCAAAGGCCTCATTGTTTCCCTCTCCCCACTTAGCACGTGGGCAGACCCCCCCTCCTCTGCCTCTCCTCCCGTCCCTTCCCAGGACCCGGAGCTGCTGGCTCCCTGTTCCTGCATCTCCATCTCTGCCAGCCACATTAAACCTCCCCAGTCTGGACAAGCTCTCCAGGGGGGCTCACAGCCTTGGTCTCTTCTCCTGCGAAAGGAAACTACCAGCACAGGACCCCAGTCTTGACACAAGCAAAGAGATGCCAGCCCCCAAATTCAAGTTTCTTcagattttttaattataattattatgtTAATAACAACCTGAACCCCAGACTTCCAGATACTGTCCGTACTCCCTCCCCTGAGCCAAGGACAGGAGGCACTGCTCAGGAACAAGGTGGGGGGTGGGTGTCTGCCAGGGAGCCTCCAACTCCCCCAAGCCATCTCCTGCTGTGGGTCCCAGAACACTGACaccaagggaaggggaggggggagggtgggattCCTCATGGAGGAGGGCTCCATCTAACACCCCATCCTGTAGTCTTCCCTCTTCCATCAAGGCCTGTGGACACCCTAGCCCAGGCCCTGGGGACTATGGGAAGATGGGGGTAGGGTTAGGGGACCGGCCGATACTGAGCCTTGAACTCCCATCCCCAGGGATCAGGAGGCATTAAAGCTGCATAGGAAGAGGGGGCAGGCAGCTGGCACAAGGCCTGGCAGCCGTGGCAGCCCCCAAAGGCACATTGTGAGGGAAGGGAGGCCGCTCAGACGGAAGGCCCATTAGGCGCAGGGGGCCCGAGCCGTGGGACTCCTGAGGAGGGCAGCTGGGCCAGCTGCTCGGGGCTGGCCAGGGCACGCAGCAGTCCGTTCTCCTGCTCCAGTGCGGCATTTCGCTCGGCCAGCTCCCGGATCTGCTCCTTCAGCACCTCCACCTCCTCCCGGACCGCAAACATGAGGTGGGATTTCACCAAGTCCTGGGGACCCAGGGACAGGCAAAGCGTCGGGCTCCAGGCCATCCCAACCTCATCCCCTGCCCAGTGCCTTCCCGGCCTGTGTGTGAGAGACTTCCTGCTCCCAAGTGATGAAGGGTACACTGGGGAAGAAGCAAAGCAGGAAAAGGGCAGGAGGGCAAGGACACAGGAACACAGGTAGTCAGGGCTCAAGGGCAGAGATAGGGGGCCAGAGGCCAGGTCAAGATCAAGAGAAGTCAAGGGTTCTGGTGGAAAGCATCCAATGGAATCCAGCTGGAAGCAGGTTGAAGAGCTGGGGGTTAGTAATTCCCTAGTAATGAAGAGTGCGGCAGTGAGGCAGAGGGACAGCTAAAGAGGGCAGGTGCCTGAGCATCCACACATAAGGAACCCGGATCTCCTGGGACCAAGATGTCTTCTCTTACCATGGCTTGTTCGATCTTGTTGTCAATGCCAACCAGGCTTCCGGAACCACTGGAGAGACAGGGAGGTGAGAGATGAGGAGAAGGAGCAGGCACCAAGCCAGGCCAGGACACCTCAGTCCCCGCCTACCCAGGTGCTTCTCAGAGCAGGCTCTGGCCTCCACCAAGGCCCCTTCACTGTAGCCTCCCACCCACACCCCTGCCCGTACCTGTGACAGTAGAGAATCAGGGAGAGGAGTGTTTTGTCCATCCCCCGGCGGGGTAAGGGCCGCTGCCCAGGCCCCCCGAGGCCCCAGTGGGGTGGGGGACCAGATGCCCCTCGGATGGGGGATGCTCCCCGAGGGGAGCAAGGGGAGGAGACACAGCCCCTTTTTCGGGGTGGCCCTGGAGCCATCCCTACCACTCGGGTCTCATAAGATGATACCAGGGACTTGACAGAGACACCCAGCTGGGCCATCCCTGAGGGGAAAAGGTCCTTGGGCCACCCAAAGAGAGCGGGCTGTGTCagaaggagtgcctggggggCTCAGAGCCCCCCGGGCAGAGCAAGACCTGGCTGATGCCAGGCAGGCAGAGAGGAGACAGTGCGTTGGGGGTGCTGGTCTGAAAGATATACACCGCCCCCCAGGGCCAGGCCTGGCTGCTATTGGCTCCTCAGGGACACggggaccccccccccccaccagctCCACGGTGGGCGGGAATTCCCAGACACGGTCAGTGCCAGTGTCCCCTTCTCACCCTGGCACCAGtcccagagtggagaggagggggACAGCTGAGGGAAGTCAGCTGGTGGCCCAGCTCTGGGGAGGGGCCGTGGGACAAGAGCCTGGGGAGGGGTGTGAGGGTGAGGGACAACCTGGCCCTAGGAGACCCCACCTCTGGACTAACACTGGCTGCCCTCAGCACTTCTCAGCTGGGGTGTGAGAAACAGAGTAGGGGTGATCATGGGGGAGGAGTGGGGGAGTTTCTGACATGGTTATGGTCTTCCTTGAACTCCAAACACCCCCCCACCTAACACGAAGCCTGTATCATGAATGACCTGAGGCCTGGGCCATGAGGTGCCCCACCTCCCATGGTGGGGATAAGGAGGATGAGAAATGTTACCACGGCAACAGAAATAGAAACCAGAGCCCTACAAGCCAATGACAGCCTTGGAACCTGGCTCTGGGGTCTTGGAGGGAGCCAGGGCTTGAGAGGAGGTGGGAAGGCGAAGCTGGAGGTGGGACATTGGGAGTAGCAGCAGGAGCTTTGGCAGAAGAAAGCTGGGAGCTGGATGATACGCAGGGGAGAGCAGGTTCTGCCTGCAGTTTGCTAAGTGGCCACCAGAGGTCGGCCAGGCCTGACAACAGCCACCAGACCACTGGGCTCCCAGTCCTAGAGCCTGGCTCTCCTTCAAGCCACCCTCTCCATGGCCCCAGGGCCTTCACAGGCCTTTGCGCCCTGCcccatccatcctccatggctCTTTTTCCTCACCACTCTCTTCCCATGGCTCACAGTCCCCCCTCACCCCAGCTTCTGCCTCTGCCCCACTTTGGGCCCACTGTATTACAGAATCCTGCTCTCCAGCCCCCAGCTTCACCCCTTTTAGACTGGGGGCCCCCAACATGCTGCATCCCCTGCCCTTGTGCTCCCTTGTCAAGCTCCCCTCCTGGATGACAGCTCTAACTTGCTTCTCTGTGGGGGGACCAGCactcaactcaaggtgacccttgGATGAGGCCCTGCAGCCAGAAGGGAGCACAAGGGAGCTGGGGATTTTCCATTTCCCGCCAAAGCTCTGGGTGCAGAAGGCGCTGACAGGTGGGGGCCGGAGTAACCAAGGGGGATGGCCAGGCCTGAGAGAGCAGGACAGGGTGGTTGGGGAAAGGACACCTGCAACTCCTGGTAGGGAGGGAGAAGGCAAGTTTAAGAGCAGAGGGCAAGCCAGCCAGCTGGAGAGAGGAAGCAGTTTTCAAGCTCtttcaatctatgacactgtTCCCTAGGACAGACAGAGACCCAAGAAGGGCACATTCAAAGGACTAGGAACACTGGCCTTGTTTTGGTAGACACTCGGGTAGAGACGCCAAGTAAGTTGTTCATTCTTGCCAGAAATAAAGGAATAATATAACAGTAAACATTTGTTGGCTGATAGATGACTATCTCCTGTTTGTCTAGCGCTTTAGAGTTTTTGAAAGCACTTTTCCACTATCACACTTTAACATTCACACTTCAAAGGGCCGGGACTCGAACAATGAAGCCTTCCCTTTGAGAACCCCTGAGTCAGGGACTATGGGCACTGTTGGAATTCCTGGGCAGGGTCAGAAGCAGGAAGCTTGGGGTCAGGTGGAAGGGATCAGTCCTCACAAGCCCCAAAATCAACTGTGTGTGAAGTAGAACTGCCATCTTCTGGAAAACCATCATGACCGTGACTACAAACGTGAGTGGTGCCCCCTAGAGTTGAGCAATGTGTGCCCTGCACAAATGGGACCTAGCCCTGCAGGACTCTTGGGTCCTGGGCAAGGACAGCCCTAGAAGCTGGCCTTCCTCTCTGAAGGTCAAATGAAATAGCCTCAAAATGAGGATCAGATGAAGCAGCGAGACCTCTGGGAGAGGTGGGTAGGTGCTGATCTTGGGGACAGAGGCTGGCCCTGCTCCCTCACTGTGTTCTAAGGAGCCCCCAGGGCTTGGGCTTGAGGCCAACAAAGTGGCATCCGGCTGTCCTGTCCACACTCCCTCCCGGATCTGTGGTGCCTTTGGGGTGGAGCCAGGCAGGGAGGAGGGCTGGCTCTTTGCCCCACTTGAGAGAGCTGTCCCTGCTTCTGT
The sequence above is drawn from the Elephas maximus indicus isolate mEleMax1 chromosome 12, mEleMax1 primary haplotype, whole genome shotgun sequence genome and encodes:
- the SPACDR gene encoding sperm acrosome developmental regulator encodes the protein MAVVVKFFRWVWRKISCWILSWRKKAKLSVLEHADSTKNVLKRMEKPLKMAEPSQMVETPKEVKPPKEAKPLKMDEFFKMDESLKVDEFPKKDEFPETDESPKVSEPCLLAETTGGTELGHRGRSLLRLPQTAAQSVSTLMVSALQTGWQMCSWKSSASSASVASQIKTGSPLESPEAEMLREVYLVLWAIRKQLRQLARRQERRRRRHIRTHTGHQPDPVMGPKQDAQSPL